One Vibrio neonatus genomic window carries:
- a CDS encoding DUF2982 domain-containing protein, protein MSSLQLTNQKLILGKTGQRLLALCAIGVTVSISYYAHSVQGKLGIMFIGLVLYVSIFQIYLRGIIRYTLTDSHFQQHTYKGGWVVQWHNVTALGLCQSHNPAAPANLPWIGIRLNDPVPFVESTCPRLISHLLLEQRSLLYLGAMETKQETFFQDQVLDSRSVTVKDKQVFSGLQASMLRRMQYQREYWGYDIFIATADLDRDAEEFVGLLRRYWAGSCRDSD, encoded by the coding sequence ATGTCCTCATTACAACTGACAAACCAAAAACTCATTCTTGGTAAAACAGGACAGCGTTTACTTGCGCTGTGCGCCATAGGCGTGACGGTCAGCATCAGTTACTACGCGCATAGCGTGCAAGGTAAACTCGGCATTATGTTCATAGGGTTAGTGCTCTATGTGAGTATTTTTCAAATCTACTTACGCGGGATCATTCGTTACACCCTAACCGACAGTCATTTTCAGCAGCACACTTATAAAGGCGGTTGGGTGGTGCAATGGCACAATGTTACCGCCCTTGGGCTCTGTCAAAGCCATAACCCTGCTGCGCCCGCCAATCTGCCATGGATAGGCATTCGCCTAAATGATCCTGTACCTTTTGTAGAAAGTACCTGCCCTAGGCTTATTTCACATCTGCTATTAGAGCAAAGAAGTTTGTTGTATTTAGGCGCGATGGAAACCAAGCAAGAAACTTTCTTTCAAGATCAGGTATTAGATTCCCGCTCTGTTACCGTCAAAGACAAGCAGGTATTTAGCGGTCTTCAAGCCAGTATGTTGCGCCGAATGCAGTATCAAAGGGAGTATTGGGGATACGATATTTTTATTGCTACCGCCGATTTAGACCGTGATGCGGAAGAGTTTGTGGGATTATTGAGGCGTTATTGGGCAGGATCTTGTCGCGATAGTGATTAG
- a CDS encoding MBL fold metallo-hydrolase, giving the protein MALQYQVVPVTPFQQNCSIVWCDETQKGIVIDPGGDVKQLLMMIKELNVEVEKLVLTHGHLDHVGGSEDLARELNQPIWGPHKDDNFWLQGLEGQSQMFGFPLTEAFEPSQWLNDRDIVTFGNQSLSVLHTPGHTPGHVVLHSESAKVAFVGDVLFKGGIGRTDFPKGDYATLINSIKTKLWPLGNETRFVPGHGPESTFGSERVSNPFVADEMPI; this is encoded by the coding sequence ATGGCGTTGCAGTATCAAGTTGTTCCAGTAACCCCTTTTCAACAAAATTGTTCAATCGTATGGTGTGATGAGACCCAAAAGGGCATCGTCATCGATCCGGGCGGTGATGTAAAACAGCTTCTTATGATGATTAAAGAGCTGAATGTAGAAGTGGAAAAACTGGTGTTGACTCACGGACATTTAGATCACGTTGGTGGCAGTGAAGATCTTGCCAGAGAGCTGAATCAGCCTATCTGGGGACCACATAAGGACGACAACTTCTGGTTGCAAGGTCTTGAAGGGCAAAGCCAAATGTTTGGTTTTCCTTTAACTGAGGCATTTGAGCCAAGTCAGTGGTTAAATGATCGTGACATTGTCACTTTTGGTAATCAATCACTGTCTGTTTTACACACTCCAGGACATACTCCGGGGCATGTAGTGCTACACAGTGAATCGGCAAAAGTTGCCTTCGTGGGTGATGTACTGTTTAAAGGTGGAATTGGTCGTACGGATTTCCCGAAAGGCGATTATGCGACCTTGATTAACTCAATCAAAACCAAACTGTGGCCATTGGGTAACGAAACCCGATTTGTTCCAGGCCACGGCCCAGAGTCTACTTTTGGCTCAGAGCGAGTAAGCAATCCATTCGTCGCGGATGAAATGCCAATCTAA
- a CDS encoding DUF882 domain-containing protein, with protein MPKFALAATQSPKVINFNNLHTGEHLQTCYFDGKNFVDNELDKINHICRDFRRNEVHPMDRRLLVQISEIQRILATDNEVQIISGYRSPATNESLRAHGHKGVARKSLHMQGRAIDIRISGIDIADVHKAALQMKAGGVGYYPGSRFVHIDTGAVRSWHG; from the coding sequence ATGCCCAAGTTTGCATTGGCTGCAACGCAGTCACCAAAAGTAATTAACTTCAATAATCTGCACACCGGAGAACACCTGCAAACTTGTTATTTTGACGGTAAAAACTTCGTCGATAACGAGTTAGATAAGATTAATCACATCTGCCGTGACTTCCGTCGTAACGAAGTCCATCCAATGGATCGTCGATTATTAGTACAAATCAGTGAAATACAGCGCATTTTAGCCACTGACAACGAAGTTCAAATCATTTCAGGGTATCGTTCTCCTGCAACGAATGAATCGTTGCGAGCTCATGGTCATAAAGGCGTGGCGCGTAAAAGTTTGCATATGCAAGGGCGTGCCATTGATATCCGAATCTCAGGAATTGACATAGCGGACGTGCACAAAGCAGCATTACAAATGAAAGCGGGTGGTGTTGGGTATTACCCAGGAAGCCGATTTGTACATATTGACACCGGAGCGGTGCGCTCTTGGCATGGCTAG
- a CDS encoding L,D-transpeptidase family protein, producing MFHTLGWVSSAVPIEQAFRYPHLTESLYSSNRHQLVWLQSEDRQLFEDLIEMTVLAELSPFFEQRLQHLQHLRTTEQHYQYDLVASDLLLSFISYRSLLKENKTTWLYGQGLPNDWAAPSPELVTELEQSITDGKLTDYLKQLGIDSRAYRDYLGSIEHLKQSLNANIAPYPPQVVRVGETIPEKEVLFTRLALAGLAVPPSIQQQQWYGKELRAVIKRFQRQHGLKIDGVIGPDTAHWLNYPIEERIRRLALNAERSRLWPEQRKALVLVNLPSFDLNYYFKGEVVFSSKVIVGKQKRKTPLLEIKMDSLVLNPTWNVPPKIMREDIIPILRYNPDYLNNKGIQVIKGWGNPVIIDHGAIQWRKVNPKKFPFRMRQLAGNSNALGVYKFNTPNRRAIYLHDTPAKYLFDKPSRAFSSGCIRVQHADRFAHSISKTQGFRKSNISPQGQQSNARIPLKRRLPVHLIYKTSWVESGRVFFREDVYGYDVKTNQADLALKQH from the coding sequence ATGTTCCATACCCTCGGCTGGGTAAGCTCTGCTGTGCCAATAGAGCAAGCCTTTCGTTACCCTCACCTGACTGAATCCCTCTACAGCTCCAATCGTCACCAATTGGTATGGCTACAATCTGAAGACAGGCAACTGTTTGAAGATTTAATTGAAATGACCGTACTCGCCGAATTAAGCCCGTTTTTTGAGCAGCGTTTGCAACACTTACAGCATTTGCGCACCACCGAACAACATTATCAATACGATTTAGTTGCCAGCGATCTGTTATTGTCCTTTATCAGCTATCGAAGTTTACTTAAAGAGAACAAAACCACTTGGTTATATGGGCAAGGGCTTCCCAATGATTGGGCCGCTCCTTCGCCAGAGCTTGTTACTGAGCTAGAGCAGTCTATTACCGATGGCAAACTGACAGACTATTTAAAACAGCTAGGTATAGATTCTAGGGCATATCGAGATTATCTGGGTTCTATAGAGCATCTTAAACAGAGTTTGAACGCCAATATTGCGCCATACCCGCCGCAAGTTGTGCGAGTAGGGGAAACCATACCGGAAAAAGAGGTGCTATTTACTCGTTTGGCGCTGGCTGGATTGGCGGTACCGCCATCTATTCAACAACAGCAATGGTACGGCAAAGAGTTACGTGCAGTGATTAAACGCTTTCAACGGCAGCATGGCTTAAAAATCGATGGTGTTATTGGCCCTGATACGGCGCACTGGCTTAATTACCCTATAGAGGAGCGCATACGCCGTTTAGCCTTAAATGCGGAGCGTAGCCGTTTATGGCCAGAACAACGCAAAGCGTTAGTGTTAGTGAATCTACCCAGTTTTGATCTTAATTATTATTTCAAAGGCGAGGTGGTGTTTTCATCTAAAGTCATTGTTGGCAAGCAAAAACGCAAAACGCCTTTGCTAGAAATTAAAATGGATTCGTTGGTGCTTAATCCCACTTGGAATGTGCCGCCTAAGATCATGCGTGAAGACATTATTCCTATTTTGCGCTACAACCCTGATTACCTAAATAACAAAGGAATTCAAGTAATTAAGGGGTGGGGCAATCCGGTGATCATCGATCACGGCGCAATCCAATGGCGCAAAGTCAATCCTAAAAAGTTTCCGTTTCGTATGCGCCAGTTAGCGGGTAATAGCAATGCATTAGGTGTGTATAAATTTAATACGCCAAATCGCAGAGCAATTTACTTACATGACACGCCAGCCAAATATTTATTTGATAAACCCTCACGCGCCTTTAGCTCTGGCTGTATTCGAGTGCAACATGCAGATAGGTTTGCTCACTCTATTTCCAAAACTCAAGGTTTTAGGAAAAGTAACATATCCCCACAAGGGCAACAGTCTAATGCTCGAATTCCTCTAAAGCGCCGATTACCCGTGCATCTTATTTATAAAACCTCATGGGTTGAGTCTGGCCGAGTGTTTTTTAGAGAAGACGTGTACGGCTACGACGTGAAGACAAACCAAGCAGATTTAGCATTAAAACAGCACTGA
- a CDS encoding GTP cyclohydrolase II has protein sequence MADVRARVNFKVGMKSDIEAELLSFHGLKTDKEHVAIIFKSADKNQQAPIVRMHSECLTGDVFHSSRCDCGEQLDETINKMSEQGGILLYLRQEGRGIGLYNKIDAYQLQSEGLNTYEANNKLGFADDLRSFEEAAQMLDALNVEHIRLVTNNPKKIRELKQYGIVIDEVINTMAHVKHGNEGYLKAKASHGKHNLDV, from the coding sequence ATGGCAGATGTAAGAGCCCGTGTAAACTTTAAGGTGGGAATGAAAAGCGATATTGAGGCTGAGCTTCTCTCTTTTCATGGCTTAAAAACTGACAAAGAACATGTCGCTATAATCTTTAAGTCTGCGGATAAAAATCAACAAGCTCCGATTGTTCGAATGCATTCTGAGTGTTTAACCGGTGATGTTTTCCACTCTTCACGTTGTGACTGCGGGGAACAGCTTGATGAAACGATCAATAAAATGTCTGAACAAGGCGGTATCTTGCTTTATCTTCGCCAAGAAGGGCGCGGTATCGGCCTTTACAACAAGATAGATGCTTATCAGTTGCAAAGCGAAGGTCTCAACACTTACGAAGCCAATAATAAATTGGGCTTTGCTGACGATCTGCGCAGCTTTGAAGAAGCAGCGCAAATGTTAGATGCGCTCAATGTTGAGCATATCCGTTTGGTCACAAACAACCCTAAAAAAATCCGCGAACTTAAGCAGTATGGCATTGTGATTGATGAAGTGATTAACACTATGGCGCACGTAAAACACGGTAATGAAGGCTATTTAAAAGCCAAAGCGTCTCACGGAAAACATAATTTAGACGTATAA